In Spirochaeta isovalerica, one genomic interval encodes:
- a CDS encoding GNAT family N-acetyltransferase: MTKTEITYNLPQKVGDYYIREANSIDHCIRANWPDYPDEYVLFNSSSRFLKFEEQINKFRDKITDNNIILSVLSSNGILVGHFSILQIDWKEKKIGNMGIRIHPNYCNKGVGSLILEWISNFFHSHGFLQIKLDVLSSNKRAIRCYEKVGFRSIENVIEKSESFTIMQKIL; encoded by the coding sequence ATGACTAAAACAGAAATTACATACAATCTTCCTCAAAAAGTTGGTGATTATTACATAAGAGAAGCCAATTCTATCGATCATTGCATAAGAGCTAATTGGCCTGATTATCCAGATGAATATGTTTTATTCAATTCTTCTTCAAGATTCTTAAAATTCGAAGAACAGATTAATAAGTTTCGTGACAAAATTACCGATAACAATATCATTTTATCTGTTTTAAGCAGCAATGGTATACTTGTAGGTCATTTCTCAATTTTACAAATTGATTGGAAAGAAAAAAAAATTGGGAATATGGGCATCAGAATTCATCCAAATTACTGTAATAAGGGTGTTGGTTCTCTTATATTGGAATGGATTAGCAATTTTTTCCATTCTCATGGTTTTCTGCAAATAAAATTGGATGTCTTGTCATCCAATAAAAGAGCTATTCGATGTTATGAAAAAGTCGGTTTTAGAAGTATAGAGAATGTAATTGAGAAATCAGAATCCTTTACTATAATGCAGAAAATATTGTAA